A region of Flavobacterium album DNA encodes the following proteins:
- a CDS encoding uroporphyrinogen-III synthase — MRILSSKKLQPNHRQFLLNAGLAVLEADFISISYKPFELNDISPNLIFTSQNAFKSFSENEKAGDYKSHPVFCVGSKTREAIEKAGFKVLAFAEYAEGLAEIIIKDYTGESFTFFSGSMRRDTLPDALANAGIAFNEIEVYETVLSPQKINAPLDGILFFSPSGVESYLKENSIGNAVCFCIGNTTSKALEGITSTIVIANKPTVENVVVQCVNYYRNL, encoded by the coding sequence ATGCGGATACTTTCCAGTAAAAAACTGCAGCCTAACCACAGGCAGTTCCTGCTCAACGCCGGCCTTGCAGTTTTGGAAGCAGATTTTATCAGCATCAGTTATAAGCCTTTTGAATTAAACGATATAAGTCCAAATCTCATCTTTACCAGCCAGAATGCTTTTAAAAGTTTTTCTGAGAATGAAAAAGCAGGCGATTATAAAAGCCATCCTGTTTTCTGTGTAGGCAGCAAGACAAGGGAGGCGATTGAAAAGGCGGGTTTCAAAGTTTTGGCATTCGCCGAATATGCCGAGGGACTGGCGGAGATCATTATAAAAGATTATACAGGCGAAAGCTTCACTTTTTTTTCGGGAAGCATGAGGCGGGACACACTCCCGGATGCTTTGGCGAATGCAGGGATAGCTTTCAACGAGATTGAAGTGTATGAAACGGTATTGAGCCCGCAAAAGATAAATGCCCCGCTTGACGGGATATTGTTTTTCAGTCCGTCGGGAGTGGAGAGTTATTTGAAGGAGAATAGCATTGGGAATGCGGTTTGCTTTTGCATTGGAAATACAACTTCGAAAGCATTAGAAGGCATTACTTCGACTATAGTAATTGCCAATAAGCCTACGGTAGAGAATGTAGTAGTGCAGTGTGTGAATTATTATCGAAATTTGTAA